The proteins below are encoded in one region of uncultured Campylobacter sp.:
- a CDS encoding twin-arginine translocation signal domain-containing protein, producing the protein MQKNRREFLKKAGLVGAVAATAGVATAAASNLKYGKSKKTEVLYKRSKNWDLYYEQAK; encoded by the coding sequence ATGCAAAAAAATAGGCGAGAATTTTTAAAAAAGGCGGGGCTAGTCGGCGCGGTAGCGGCTACGGCCGGAGTAGCGACGGCAGCGGCGTCAAATCTAAAATACGGTAAAAGCAAAAAGACCGAAGTGCTTTACAAAAGAAGCAAAAACTGGGATCTATACTACGAACAAGCGAAATAA